In the Campylobacter sputorum subsp. sputorum genome, TAAAATTTCTTTTGGATATGAAACGCCATGAAAATCTTCATAATATTTTTTAATCCCATTTAAAATTTCAACACTATCTTCTATGCTTGGCTCATTTATATCTATTTTTGAAAATCTTCTACTAAGTGCTTTATCTTTTGTAAAATTTCTATACTCAGAGTATGTTGTAGCTCCAATGCAGCATATTTTACCGCTTGCTAAAGATGGTTTTAATAAATTTGACATATCCAAGCTTCCACCGCCACTCGCTCCAGCTCCTACTATAGTGTGAATTTCATCTATGAAAACTATCGCACCATCTATTTGTTCTATTTCGCTTATGGTGTCTTTTAGTCTTTTTTCAAAATCACCTCTATATTTTGTGCCTGAAATCATAGCTCCTATATCAAGAGCGTAGATGGTTGAGTTTTTTAATTTTTCTGCGACATTTCCATTTACTATATTTAATGCAAGCCCTTCTACTATAGCTGTTTTTCCAACTCCAGCTTCACCTACTAGTATTGGATTATTTTTCTTGCGACGACTTAAAATTTGCACCATTCTTGCAAGTTCGTTATCTCTTCTTATAAGCGGATCTATCTTGCCGTCTTTTGCAAGTTCGTTTAGGTTTATAGCATAAAGAGAAATGTTTGAATTGTCCTTTTGTGTATTTTTTGTATTAATCATATCTTCAATAAGGTTTAAATTTGCGCCATGGTGCACTAAAAGTTCGCTCATACCTAAATCTTTATCTTTTATAATATCTAAAATAAAATTTCTAGATCCATAAATATTATCTTTATTTTCTTCTAAATTTGCATTTTTTATTATCGTGCTTAGATGTTGTGTTACGCTTGGTTGGCGTTGAGATTTTAATACAGGTGTTGTTGCTATGTAGTTTTCTAAATTTTTTGTTAAACTATCTAAATTTGAAATACCTGCATTTAAAAGAAGTGTTCTTATATCATCATCAGTTCTTATTAGAGTGTATAAAACATGCTGACAAGTTACATATTCGTGAGCGTTTTTATATGCAAGTTCTCCAGCTTTTTGAATCAAAAAACTAAATTTTGTATCTAACACATCTACTCCTCTTCTAAAATAGTTTGCAATGGATATGATGCGTTTTTTGCCGCAATACTTACTTCATTTTGTTTTGATAGTGCAATTTCTTTTGTATATATTCCGCAAACTGCACTTCCTTCATTATGCACTTTTAGCATCAAATCTACTGCAACTGAGGCTTCATGATGAAAAATATCCATCAAAACTTGCACAACAAAATCCATACTAGTCACATCATCGTTTAAAAGTAAGATTTTATATAAATTTGGTTCTTTAAATTTAATATCTTGTTCTATTTTTTCATTAATTTGAGGCATTTTTGATTCTCTCTAAATCATTTTGCAATAAAGGAACTGTTACATAGCCTAGGTAGAAATTTTTCATTTCTTTGCTGTTTTTATGCAAATTATCGCTTAACTTTTGATATTTTCCATCTTTTAAGACAACTTTAAATGGAATTTGCAGTGCATCTTTATAATCAATATCTTTTAAAATTTGATCTATTATATCCGCATTTCTATCTGAGTTAGTTATGAAGTAGTATGCATTGTATTTTTTAGAAAAATTTTCAATTATCTCTTTGTCTGTGATATTTTCAAAATGAATTAGACCTATCATCATCATATCATTGCTATTTTTTAGTTGATAATCCATAAGATTTGAAGCTTCTGCACGACACGGCTCACAAAATGTCCCAAATATATCAAACATTATTATTTTGTTGC is a window encoding:
- a CDS encoding ATP-dependent Clp protease adaptor ClpS, whose translation is MPQINEKIEQDIKFKEPNLYKILLLNDDVTSMDFVVQVLMDIFHHEASVAVDLMLKVHNEGSAVCGIYTKEIALSKQNEVSIAAKNASYPLQTILEEE
- a CDS encoding thioredoxin → MKKLILAITLVIFFIGCQNQESTNNAQANAPKQIKVGEEITLNSVFDSNITIVRTQNGFKLKDSNKIIMFDIFGTFCEPCRAEASNLMDYQLKNSNDMMMIGLIHFENITDKEIIENFSKKYNAYYFITNSDRNADIIDQILKDIDYKDALQIPFKVVLKDGKYQKLSDNLHKNSKEMKNFYLGYVTVPLLQNDLERIKNASN